The Apium graveolens cultivar Ventura chromosome 6, ASM990537v1, whole genome shotgun sequence genome contains a region encoding:
- the LOC141665380 gene encoding uncharacterized protein LOC141665380: MRQRRWLELIKDYDCEIMYHPGNVNVVADALSRKERLKRITTSDDLIREFERLEIEVKVTEQGTEGLYEMVMQPELLEMIRRCQEQVMSKKNELVTGKEAKRDPDENEIRRHTYRIWVPNVQELKDEILHEGHNTRYTVHLGSTKMYRDLKEYY; this comes from the coding sequence atgaggcagagaaggtggttagaattaatcaaggattatgattgcgAGATCATGTATCACCCAGGGAATGtcaatgtggtggccgacgcccTTAGTCGTAAGGAGAGATTAAAGAGGATCACCACATCTGATGATTTGATCCGAGAATTTGAGAGACTAGAGATTGAGGTCAAGGTTACCGAACAAGGAACTGAAGGACTGTATGAGATGGTCATGCAACCAGAATTACTAGAAATGATTAGGCGATGTCAAGAACAggtgatgagtaaaaaaaatgaGTTGGTGACCGGAAAGGAGGCCAAGCGTGATCCGGACGAGAATGAAATTAGGAGACATACCTACCGAATATGGGTCCCTAATGtccaagagttaaaggatgaaaTCTTGCACGAAGGACATAACACTAGGTACACTGTCCATCTCGGAAGCACtaaaatgtatcgcgatctgaaggagTACTATTGA